Below is a window of Paenibacillus bovis DNA.
ATAAGAGGCTGTTTTTTTGTTTTGTCACGGAATCGAGAGGATTTTATATAAAGGGACTTGAAATCATCGCTCAAGTTGAGTATCATAAAGTTGGCTGTTAGCACTAGACGTGGTCGAGTGCTAACACAGAGGTAGACTGCTACCTGCAAGATGATTCCATTCAAACTTTAAGGAGGCTATTTTTCATGATCAAACCTTTAGGTGAACGTGTATTGGTAGAAGCGAGCCAACAAGAGGAAACGACTTCATTCGGAATCGTGCTTCCGGACTCTGCCAAGGAAAAGCCGCAGGAAGGCACTATTATCGCTGTAGGCAGCGGACTGTTGAAAGACGGAGTTCGTGTTCCTTTGGAAGTTAAAGAAGGCGACCGTGTTCTTTTCTCCAAATATGCCGGTACAGAAATCAAATATGAAGGCAAAGAATATTTGATTATGAAAGAAAGCGACATTCACGCGATTCTGGGTTAATTTCCGGATTACGGGAACATTTACTTAGCTTCATCCACAGAGGGTGCTTCATCGGCGCCAGGCGCTGGATGGGCACTGCATTCCAATACATTTATGATTTTTGCCAAGCAAAATCTTAACCTTATATGAATTCCTATACTACTGAGGAGGTACTTTTCAAATGGCTAAAGATATCAAATTCAGTGAAGACGCTCGCCGCGCAATGCTTCGTGGTGTAGACGCTCTGGCAGACGCAGTAAAAGTAACATTGGGACCAAAAGGACGTAACGTTGTTCTGGAGAAAAAATTTGGCAGCCCGCTGATCACGAACGATGGCGTAACAATCGCCAAAGAAATCGAACTGGAAGATGCATTCGAGAACATGGGTGCACAACTGGTTAAAGAAGTAGCTACCAAAACCAATGATGTTGCCGGTGACGGTACAACAACTGCAACTGTTCTGGCTCAAGCGATGATTCGCGAAGGTCTGAAAAACGTAACTGCAGGTGCTAACCCTATGGTTATCCGCAAAGGTATCGACAAAGCGGTTCGTGCAGCAGTGGAAGAACTGCAAAGCATCTCCCGTCATGTTGAAGACAAACAATCCATCGCACAGGTTGCAGCTATCTCCGCAGCTGACGATGAAGTAGGTCAACTGATCGCGGAAGCTATGGAAAAAGTGGGCAACGACGGTGTTATCACTGTAGAAGAATCCCGTGGATTCGCGACTGAACTGGAAGTTGTAGAAGGTATGCAGTTCGACCGCGGTTACATCTCTCCATACATGATCACCGATACAGATAAAATGGAAGCTGTCCTGGACAACCCATACATTCTGATCACTGACAAGAAAATCAGCAGCACTCAGGAAATCCTGCCACTGCTGGAGAAAGTTGTACAACAAAGCAAACCACTGGTACTGATCGCTGAAGATATCGAAGGCGAAGCACTGGCTATGCTGGTTGTCAACAAACTGCGTGGTACATTCAATGCAGTAGCTGTTAAAGCTCCTGGATTCGGTGACCGTCGTAAAGCAATGCTGCAAGATATCGCTGCACTGACTGGCGGACAAGTAATCACAGAAGAACTGGGTCTGGATCTGAAATCCGCTTCTGTTGACCAACTGGGTACTGCACGTCAAGTACGCGTAACCAAAGAAAACACAATCGTAGTAGATGGCGCTGGTGCAAAAGAAGATATCGATGCACGTATCAGCCAAATCCGCTCGCAGCTGGAAGAAACAACTTCCGAGTTCGACAAAGAAAAACTGCAAGAGCGTCTGGCGAAACTGTCCGGCGGGGTAGCAGTAATCAAAGTCGGTGCTGCAACTGAGACTGAACTGAAAGAGCGCAAACTGCGCATCGAAGATGCCCTGAACGCAACTCGCGCTGCGGTTGAAGAAGGTATCGTATCCGGTGGTGGTACTGCACTCGTGAACGTATACAACGCTGTATCTGCAGTCAATGCAGAAGGCGACGAGAAAACAGGCGTTAACATCGTTCTGCGTGCTCTGGAAGAGCCAATCCGTACGATCGCAGCTAATGCTGGTCAAGAAGGATCCGTTATCGTTGAGCGTCTGAAAAAAGAAGAAGTAGGCATTGGTTACAACGCCGCTACTGGCGAATGGGTGAACATGTTCGAAGCAGGTATCGTTGACCCTGCCAAAGTAACACGTTCCGCACTGCAGCACGCAGCATCCGTAGCAGCAATGTTCCTGACTACTGAAGCTGTAATTGCTGACAAACCAGAACCAGCATCCCCAGCAGGTCCAGACATGGGCGGCATGGGTGGAATGGGCGGCATGATGTAATAAGGCGCTTAGCCTTGCATGATGTGACTGGCCGAGCTAATCTTTATCGGTAAGATAGAGGATTTGCAAAGCCACCATAGCTGTAAACAATATAAAGCCGTTCCTTAATCATTCGATTAGGGAACGGCTTTTTTTACTATGTTGGTCTAATTATGAAGAACGTTAGAATACTAGTTATCCATTATAATGCAGCTGATGTGTCATGGTTAGCCGGAATATTTATTTTCTGTTATCGGATAATGGTAAATTTCGATATCTTTCTCGATAAATCCACGCCTTTGAGCAGCGAGCAACGTCTCATACATATTTTTGCGTCCTACCGGATTATCGGTATGAAGATAGATTTTGTTGGCATGAAGTCCATGCTCACAGAAATATTTAACCAGATCATATCCATTGGGTAATTCTTTTCCATTCTCATCTTCTCCCAGGTCATGATCCAGAGTAAGAATATGGATATGAAATTCCTCAGACTGCAGTAAACGTACAGCCTCCTGATAGGTGCGGGCAATTGTAAAACCTTTCGGGCAATCTCTAAGATCATCTACATACAGATTAATGGATTTTTTCATCATATCTATCGCTACCTTTCTCGTACGGATAACAAAATGGATGGATACAGTCATTTTAAACTGTACCCATCCATTTTATAAATTATTCGTAGTAGTATAAGTGATTAAGTTGTTATTATCGACTTTGCTGATCAATCAATCGCTCCAACTGCTGAGCCACATAATCCGCTCCACGGTTCAGATCCGATGGCGTCAGATCCAGCCATGCGCGGCGCTCGTCCATATCGAATGCATTGGCGAGGAATCCACCCAGTCCACGACCTCGGCGATCCACTTCGACCAGAATCTGCAGGCCATTGCTTGTAAGGGACATCATCAGTTCCAGTTCGGTAATCTGTCCGTGGAACCTTGCTCCCGGATAGAATTCAATCTCCTGTACATAAGGAACGCCAAACGGCGAACGGGAAGCATACTCCACCGTCGATGCTTTGAATTGGAAACCGAGACGCTCTGTCGCTTCGAGTACCGTATCCATATACGGATGTGGTCGTACCACGATATAATCCTGATCGGTCGGGTCTACGCTCATCTCGATATCCAGTCCGGTATGCAGCCATACTTTCTGATTGCTAAGGGTCAGCGGAGTCTGGGATGGAAGTGTAAAGCCAAAAGGAATTTCCAGCTTCTGACCGCTTTTGACCTGTGTTTTCTCGGATACACGGTATTTGGCGATCGTGTAATCCACGTAATGCTTTTTATCATCCTGTTCACGGATATACTGGGTCATGACTTCAATATAGATATTGCCGACGTCTTGATCGACGTTACCACCCTGTACGTAGACAATACCGCGAACTTCACTATTTGGATAATATTCGTTCTGATCGAGCACGGTATCGATTTTGGCTGCTCCAACACCTACGCGAGCGAGCATTTTGTTAAAGAATGACATAGACATTTCTCCTTTGAAAGTAAAATAGAGCCACATACCTGCGAGTATACGGACGAAGTGGATAGGCTGCTGTAAGCGGTTGGTTGTTGCACTTCTATGTAGCTTATGACATTATACGCAGACCGGATCGATCGGGTTTCTTATGTTTACTTATTATTTTAGGCTGTACAACAAAGAAACATATGTTCCTCTCTGCTGCAGATGACGATATAATAGAAGAGAATCAACCAACAGGAGGAATACACATCTATGTCACCCAAGCGAATAGGAGCTGTCGTCGGCGCACTGGTCGTGGTAGTAGCGATCTATCTATTTACCGGCAAAGTCGATCTGGGTGCACTCACCGGTGCGCTGAACCCGTCATCCGGCTCGGTCGGCCATAGTCAGCAGGCAGACTATACACTGGTCTTTCCCAAAAATCGGTATCCCAAAACAGGCGATCATATTCAGGACGCTATCGCTGCCGGAGAATCGGCTATTTGCACGATAGATCGCAAGGGAGCCAAAGAAAACCGCAGGCAATCGCTCAAGGGAGTAGAGACCCGTAAAGGCTATGATCGGGATGAGTGGCCAATGGCCATGTGCAAGGAAGGCGGCACAGGTGCCGATATACGATATGTTACACCTTCGGATAATCGGGGTGCCGGTTCATGGATTAGTAACCAATTAGACAATTATCCGGATGGCACAAGGGTATTAATTGAGGTAAAATGACTAATAGTGGGTAAAAATTAAGTAATGAAAATTTGCGGAGGAGGAATGGACATGGAAACTGGAATGACGGCGCTTCTGCCTTTATTTATGGAATTCAACGCACATACACCTTATATTCTGCTGTACGGAGTTATGATCCTGGTAGCATGTATCTTGTTCGGGCTTTGGATCAGACAACTGACCAAGCATCAGGACGACTCAGATAGCGGAATGTAAGCTGGTTAGGCAGGTACGAATGTGGAAGTATCACGGTAGTATCTGCCTATGCAGATTGCGTTTTCGGTT
It encodes the following:
- the groES gene encoding co-chaperone GroES; its protein translation is MIKPLGERVLVEASQQEETTSFGIVLPDSAKEKPQEGTIIAVGSGLLKDGVRVPLEVKEGDRVLFSKYAGTEIKYEGKEYLIMKESDIHAILG
- the groL gene encoding chaperonin GroEL (60 kDa chaperone family; promotes refolding of misfolded polypeptides especially under stressful conditions; forms two stacked rings of heptamers to form a barrel-shaped 14mer; ends can be capped by GroES; misfolded proteins enter the barrel where they are refolded when GroES binds), which encodes MAKDIKFSEDARRAMLRGVDALADAVKVTLGPKGRNVVLEKKFGSPLITNDGVTIAKEIELEDAFENMGAQLVKEVATKTNDVAGDGTTTATVLAQAMIREGLKNVTAGANPMVIRKGIDKAVRAAVEELQSISRHVEDKQSIAQVAAISAADDEVGQLIAEAMEKVGNDGVITVEESRGFATELEVVEGMQFDRGYISPYMITDTDKMEAVLDNPYILITDKKISSTQEILPLLEKVVQQSKPLVLIAEDIEGEALAMLVVNKLRGTFNAVAVKAPGFGDRRKAMLQDIAALTGGQVITEELGLDLKSASVDQLGTARQVRVTKENTIVVDGAGAKEDIDARISQIRSQLEETTSEFDKEKLQERLAKLSGGVAVIKVGAATETELKERKLRIEDALNATRAAVEEGIVSGGGTALVNVYNAVSAVNAEGDEKTGVNIVLRALEEPIRTIAANAGQEGSVIVERLKKEEVGIGYNAATGEWVNMFEAGIVDPAKVTRSALQHAASVAAMFLTTEAVIADKPEPASPAGPDMGGMGGMGGMM
- a CDS encoding cyclic-phosphate processing receiver domain-containing protein; this translates as MMKKSINLYVDDLRDCPKGFTIARTYQEAVRLLQSEEFHIHILTLDHDLGEDENGKELPNGYDLVKYFCEHGLHANKIYLHTDNPVGRKNMYETLLAAQRRGFIEKDIEIYHYPITENKYSG
- a CDS encoding sporulation protein; translated protein: MSFFNKMLARVGVGAAKIDTVLDQNEYYPNSEVRGIVYVQGGNVDQDVGNIYIEVMTQYIREQDDKKHYVDYTIAKYRVSEKTQVKSGQKLEIPFGFTLPSQTPLTLSNQKVWLHTGLDIEMSVDPTDQDYIVVRPHPYMDTVLEATERLGFQFKASTVEYASRSPFGVPYVQEIEFYPGARFHGQITELELMMSLTSNGLQILVEVDRRGRGLGGFLANAFDMDERRAWLDLTPSDLNRGADYVAQQLERLIDQQSR
- a CDS encoding NucA/NucB deoxyribonuclease domain-containing protein; this translates as MSPKRIGAVVGALVVVVAIYLFTGKVDLGALTGALNPSSGSVGHSQQADYTLVFPKNRYPKTGDHIQDAIAAGESAICTIDRKGAKENRRQSLKGVETRKGYDRDEWPMAMCKEGGTGADIRYVTPSDNRGAGSWISNQLDNYPDGTRVLIEVK